One Candidatus Cloacimonadota bacterium DNA segment encodes these proteins:
- the nadC gene encoding carboxylating nicotinate-nucleotide diphosphorylase, whose product IDFLTKCRAFKKDGDKLIKGEKIAEISGKSSSLLKAERVALNFLQRLSGIATLTARFVEKVSFFNTKILDTRKTTPLLRELEKYAVRCGGGFNHRFGLYDMIMLKENHIRTAGSISKAVESIKKHNTSYKIEVEVTNLKELEEAVNCKIDRIMLDNMPLDEMKEAVKKYSNQIEFEASGNVTLETIEDIAATGVHFISSGALTHSYKSLDISLLFEEKK is encoded by the coding sequence AAATAGATTTTTTAACTAAATGCAGAGCATTCAAAAAAGATGGAGATAAACTCATTAAAGGTGAAAAAATTGCAGAAATTTCAGGAAAATCTTCCTCCCTCTTAAAAGCTGAAAGAGTTGCTCTGAATTTTTTACAACGATTGAGTGGAATTGCTACTTTAACTGCCAGGTTTGTGGAAAAAGTGTCATTCTTTAATACAAAAATATTGGATACCCGTAAAACAACACCTTTGTTAAGAGAACTGGAAAAATATGCAGTTCGATGCGGAGGAGGTTTCAATCATCGATTTGGACTTTATGATATGATCATGCTCAAGGAAAACCATATTCGGACAGCCGGCTCAATCTCCAAAGCTGTAGAATCGATAAAAAAACACAACACTTCCTATAAAATCGAGGTTGAAGTTACAAATCTAAAAGAACTGGAAGAAGCGGTTAACTGCAAAATTGATCGTATAATGCTGGATAATATGCCATTGGATGAAATGAAGGAAGCAGTAAAAAAATATTCTAACCAAATCGAATTTGAAGCTTCCGGAAATGTAACTCTGGAAACGATCGAAGATATAGCTGCTACAGGTGTTCATTTCATTTCAAGTGGAGCTTTGACACATTCATATAAATCGTTAGACATTAGTTTGCTTTTTGAGGAGAAAAAATGA